A genomic region of Acidobacteriota bacterium contains the following coding sequences:
- a CDS encoding Xaa-Pro peptidase family protein: protein MLTAEGCIGRLGRVRRLMEERKWDALLLTDSRNVRHLQSVVVDPGHPVLLWIERQGTPLLATDSQEAPARAEVVPFASYSAKRVLDRPWMEAVDALAPRLKGRSAPSIGTDKEASNGLALGLLEDLFPASTVRDASPELDDLRRRRDPDEIVVLKRIAAVAEAGYVRAREVLSPGRSELEVYIEIVSAMIENAGEPIRVGGDFATGPRSTTSGGPPVDRTLEAGDLSPYDLFPECWGYGADLCRSLTVGPPSDLQQRGWEIVTAALELAESLLEPGRPAREAYETIRAFLERDPLSAGTFWHHLGHGVGMGGHENPRLVPGSHHVLRLGDVISIEPGFYNPQLQGGLRIENTYWLTENGPRRLNSHPTELYLGG from the coding sequence TGGGATGCCCTCCTGCTCACCGACTCGAGAAACGTCCGGCACCTCCAGTCCGTGGTGGTCGATCCCGGCCATCCGGTCCTGCTCTGGATCGAACGGCAGGGGACACCGCTCCTGGCGACCGACTCCCAGGAGGCCCCCGCCCGGGCCGAGGTGGTGCCCTTCGCGAGCTATTCGGCCAAGCGGGTCCTGGACCGGCCCTGGATGGAAGCCGTGGATGCTCTGGCGCCCAGGCTCAAGGGCCGGTCGGCGCCATCCATCGGGACCGACAAGGAGGCGTCGAACGGGTTGGCGTTGGGTTTGCTGGAGGACCTCTTCCCGGCTTCGACGGTGCGGGACGCCTCTCCGGAGCTGGACGATCTGAGACGCCGGCGGGACCCGGACGAGATCGTGGTCCTGAAACGAATCGCCGCCGTGGCCGAGGCGGGCTACGTCCGGGCGCGGGAGGTATTGTCTCCGGGCCGCTCGGAGTTGGAGGTCTACATCGAGATCGTTTCCGCCATGATCGAAAATGCCGGAGAGCCGATTCGGGTCGGCGGCGATTTTGCCACGGGACCCCGCAGCACCACGAGTGGCGGACCGCCCGTCGACCGGACGTTGGAGGCGGGGGACCTCAGCCCCTACGATCTCTTCCCCGAGTGTTGGGGATATGGCGCCGACCTCTGCAGGAGCCTCACCGTCGGGCCTCCCTCGGACCTTCAGCAGCGGGGATGGGAGATCGTCACGGCGGCGCTGGAACTGGCCGAGAGCCTGCTGGAACCGGGCCGGCCGGCGCGGGAGGCGTACGAGACGATTCGCGCGTTCCTGGAGCGGGACCCGCTTTCCGCCGGCACCTTCTGGCATCATCTGGGCCACGGAGTCGGGATGGGGGGGCACGAGAATCCGCGCCTGGTGCCCGGCAGCCACCACGTCCTTCGACTCGGCGACGTCATCTCCATCGAGCCCGGTTTCTACAACCCTCAACTGCAGGGCGGCCTCCGGATCGAGAACACCTACTGGCTGACGGAAAACGGTCCCCGGCGGCTCAATTCCCATCCGACGGAACTCTATCTGGGTGGGTAG